A single Cannabis sativa cultivar Pink pepper isolate KNU-18-1 chromosome 7, ASM2916894v1, whole genome shotgun sequence DNA region contains:
- the LOC115698293 gene encoding uncharacterized protein LOC115698293 — translation MGCAGSSQTKGDGAVKKIRKPKPWKHPQPITKTQLMQLREEFWDTAPHYGGRKEIWDALRAAAEADLTLAQAIVDSAGVIIQSADLTICYDERGAKYELPKYVLSEPTNLIRDG, via the exons ATGGGTTGTGCTGGATCTTCACAGACCAAAGGCGATG GGGCTGTGAAAAAGATTCGGAAACCCAAACCTTGGAAGCACCCGCAACCAATAACAAAGACTCAGCTCATGCAGTTGCGTGAAGAGTTTTGGGACACTGCTCCTCATTATGGTGGCAGGAAAG AGATTTGGGATGCGCTACGAGCTGCAGCGGAAGCTGATCTAACTCTTGCTCAAGCAATTGTAGACAGTGCTGGTGTCATCATTCAAAGTGCAGATTTGACAATTTGTTATGACGAAAGAG GTGCAAAATATGAGCTACCAAAGTATGTTTTGAGTGAGCCAACCAACTTGATTCGAGATGGTTAA
- the LOC115697683 gene encoding uncharacterized protein LOC115697683 isoform X2 — protein MRSSLFLLALTTLVFAYTLHFQSLVDAAPAGPLIKHLSTLVKWTRSSSKTTQSDGNFLQFEDGYLVETVLQGNDIGVEPYRIRVSEDGELFAVDSVNSNVVKITPPLSQYSRARLVAGSFQGYKGHVDGKPSDARFNHPKGVTMDDKGNVYVADTLNLAIRKISDAGVTTIAGGKSNVVGYRDGPSEDAKFSNDFDVVYIRPTCSLLVIDRGNAALRQISLNEEDCDYQYSSISPTDVLMVIGAVLVGYATCLLQQGFGPSFFPKMPLENDINGKPSEEKLIPVMEGTKDEPGWPSFGQLIIDLSKLGLEMLGGLFLYFVPSRLRSINGAKKGLTPLKDTLKMPEDIVKPPPPSMQRQSAPVPITETRHVHAPPNVSDNNKYSDLKPAKIKSSSFKDPSLSSKHRSSKRQEYAEFYGSGEVAPPPSGRSKSQKERTRHRQQREKSGEVVFGEPKPASEVKPVNYDNPKFDHYNMRARYAPDGSFRF, from the exons aTGAGAAGTTCCCTTTTCTTGTTGGCTCTCACAACACTTGTTTTTGCTTACACTCTTCACTTTCAATCTCTTGTTGATGCTGCTCCAGCTG GGCCATTGATAAAGCATTTGTCTACTCTTGTTAAATGGACCAGGTCATCCTCTAAAACAACCCAATCAG ATGGGAATTTTCTTCAGTTTGAAGATGGGTACTTAGTTGAAACTGTTCTTCAAGGGAATGATATTGGAGTTGAACCTTACAGAATTCGGGTTTCGGAAGATGGTGAATTGTTTGCTGTTGATTCTGTTAATAGCAATGTTGTCAAGATCACTCCACCATTGTCCCAAT ATAGTAGGGCAAGATTGGTTGCTGGGTCATTCCAAGGTTACAAAGGGCATGTGGATGGAAAACCGAGCGATGCTCGTTTTAATCATCCCAAAGGTGTTACAATGGATGATAAGGGGAATGTTTATGTTGCTGATACTTTGAATCTCGCCATCAGAAAGATCAGTGATGCCG GTGTTACAACGATTGCGGGAGGAAAATCAAATGTTGTGGGATACAGAGATGGACCGAGTGAAGATGCCAAATTCTCGAATGATTTCGATGTGGTATACATTCGGCCTACTTGTTCGTTGTTAGTTATCGATAGAGGAAATGCTGCTCTGCGTCAAATCTCTCTCAACGAGGAGGATTGTGATTATCAATACAGTTCGATTTCTCCCACAG ATGTTCTTATGGTTATCGGTGCTGTCTTGGTAGGATACGCTACATGCTTGCTTCAGCAGGGATTCGGACCATCTTTCTTCCCGAAAATG CCATTAGAGAATGATATTAACGGGAAACCAAGCGAGGAGAAACTCATTCCCGTCATGGAAGGCACGAAAGATGAACCGGGATGGCCATCTTTTGGACAACTCATCATTGATCTATCGAAGCTCGGGCTTGAAATGTTGGGTGGATTGTTTCTTTACTTTGTTCCCTCTCGTTTGAGATCCATTAATGGCGCTAAGAAAGGCCTCACACCTTTGAAAGATACTCTCAAGATGCCAGAAGACATAGTCAAGCCTCCTCCTCCATCTATGCAGAGACAAAGTGCTCCTGTGCCTATTACCGAAACTCGCCATGTCCATGCACCACCCAATGTAAGTGATAATAATAAGTATTCAGATTTGAAGCCCGCTAAGATTAAATCGAGCAGTTTTAAGGATCCATCATTGTCAAGCAAACACCGATCCTCGAAAAGACAGGAGTATGCTGAATTTTATGGTTCGGGTGAAGTGGCCCCGCCTCCTAGTGGAAGGTCTAAGAGCCAAAAGGAAAGAACAAGACATCGTCAGCAGCGTGAGAAGAGTGGCGAGGTAGTTTTTGGAGAGCCGAAACCTGCTTCTGAGGTTAAGCCGGTGAATTATGACAACCCGAAATTCGATCATTACAACATGAGGGCAAGGTATGCACCTGATGGTTCCTTCCGATTTTGA
- the LOC115697683 gene encoding uncharacterized protein LOC115697683 isoform X1, whose product MRSSLFLLALTTLVFAYTLHFQSLVDAAPAGPLIKHLSTLVKWTRSSSKTTQSDGNFLQFEDGYLVETVLQGNDIGVEPYRIRVSEDGELFAVDSVNSNVVKITPPLSQYSRARLVAGSFQGYKGHVDGKPSDARFNHPKGVTMDDKGNVYVADTLNLAIRKISDAGVTTIAGGKSNVVGYRDGPSEDAKFSNDFDVVYIRPTCSLLVIDRGNAALRQISLNEEDCDYQYSSISPTDVLMVIGAVLVGYATCLLQQGFGPSFFPKMQPLENDINGKPSEEKLIPVMEGTKDEPGWPSFGQLIIDLSKLGLEMLGGLFLYFVPSRLRSINGAKKGLTPLKDTLKMPEDIVKPPPPSMQRQSAPVPITETRHVHAPPNVSDNNKYSDLKPAKIKSSSFKDPSLSSKHRSSKRQEYAEFYGSGEVAPPPSGRSKSQKERTRHRQQREKSGEVVFGEPKPASEVKPVNYDNPKFDHYNMRARYAPDGSFRF is encoded by the exons aTGAGAAGTTCCCTTTTCTTGTTGGCTCTCACAACACTTGTTTTTGCTTACACTCTTCACTTTCAATCTCTTGTTGATGCTGCTCCAGCTG GGCCATTGATAAAGCATTTGTCTACTCTTGTTAAATGGACCAGGTCATCCTCTAAAACAACCCAATCAG ATGGGAATTTTCTTCAGTTTGAAGATGGGTACTTAGTTGAAACTGTTCTTCAAGGGAATGATATTGGAGTTGAACCTTACAGAATTCGGGTTTCGGAAGATGGTGAATTGTTTGCTGTTGATTCTGTTAATAGCAATGTTGTCAAGATCACTCCACCATTGTCCCAAT ATAGTAGGGCAAGATTGGTTGCTGGGTCATTCCAAGGTTACAAAGGGCATGTGGATGGAAAACCGAGCGATGCTCGTTTTAATCATCCCAAAGGTGTTACAATGGATGATAAGGGGAATGTTTATGTTGCTGATACTTTGAATCTCGCCATCAGAAAGATCAGTGATGCCG GTGTTACAACGATTGCGGGAGGAAAATCAAATGTTGTGGGATACAGAGATGGACCGAGTGAAGATGCCAAATTCTCGAATGATTTCGATGTGGTATACATTCGGCCTACTTGTTCGTTGTTAGTTATCGATAGAGGAAATGCTGCTCTGCGTCAAATCTCTCTCAACGAGGAGGATTGTGATTATCAATACAGTTCGATTTCTCCCACAG ATGTTCTTATGGTTATCGGTGCTGTCTTGGTAGGATACGCTACATGCTTGCTTCAGCAGGGATTCGGACCATCTTTCTTCCCGAAAATG CAGCCATTAGAGAATGATATTAACGGGAAACCAAGCGAGGAGAAACTCATTCCCGTCATGGAAGGCACGAAAGATGAACCGGGATGGCCATCTTTTGGACAACTCATCATTGATCTATCGAAGCTCGGGCTTGAAATGTTGGGTGGATTGTTTCTTTACTTTGTTCCCTCTCGTTTGAGATCCATTAATGGCGCTAAGAAAGGCCTCACACCTTTGAAAGATACTCTCAAGATGCCAGAAGACATAGTCAAGCCTCCTCCTCCATCTATGCAGAGACAAAGTGCTCCTGTGCCTATTACCGAAACTCGCCATGTCCATGCACCACCCAATGTAAGTGATAATAATAAGTATTCAGATTTGAAGCCCGCTAAGATTAAATCGAGCAGTTTTAAGGATCCATCATTGTCAAGCAAACACCGATCCTCGAAAAGACAGGAGTATGCTGAATTTTATGGTTCGGGTGAAGTGGCCCCGCCTCCTAGTGGAAGGTCTAAGAGCCAAAAGGAAAGAACAAGACATCGTCAGCAGCGTGAGAAGAGTGGCGAGGTAGTTTTTGGAGAGCCGAAACCTGCTTCTGAGGTTAAGCCGGTGAATTATGACAACCCGAAATTCGATCATTACAACATGAGGGCAAGGTATGCACCTGATGGTTCCTTCCGATTTTGA
- the LOC133029251 gene encoding calmodulin-lysine N-methyltransferase-like isoform X1: protein MEAEGQSQNTIKRISRKAMQGFNMIPYHLENEDSEEEAIILNRRNGNYNSKDATLCYTLPIHGYGAPNNKLFLTVKALSLNMKVQSSQLGS from the exons ATGGAAGCAGAAGGGCAATCTCAGAACACTATAAAGAGAATTTCTAGAAAAGCCATGCAGGGATTTAACATGATACCATATCATTTGGAGAACGAAGATTCCGAGGAGGAGGCTATTATCTTGAATCGTCGCAATGGCAATTACAATTCAAAGGATGCTACTTTATGCTACACTTTACCCATTCATGGATATGGAGCTCCTAATAATAAGCTTTTCTTGAC GGTAAAAGCTTTGTCATTAAATATGAAGGTTCAGTCAAGTCAGCTTGGCTCGTAG
- the LOC133029251 gene encoding calmodulin-lysine N-methyltransferase-like isoform X2, with the protein MEAEGQSQNTIKRISRKAMQGFNMIPYHLENEDSEEEAIILNRRNGNYNSKDATLCYTLPIHGYGAPNNKLFLTSSC; encoded by the exons ATGGAAGCAGAAGGGCAATCTCAGAACACTATAAAGAGAATTTCTAGAAAAGCCATGCAGGGATTTAACATGATACCATATCATTTGGAGAACGAAGATTCCGAGGAGGAGGCTATTATCTTGAATCGTCGCAATGGCAATTACAATTCAAAGGATGCTACTTTATGCTACACTTTACCCATTCATGGATATGGAGCTCCTAATAATAAGCTTTTCTTGAC gTCCTCATGTTAA